Below is a window of Desulfovermiculus halophilus DSM 18834 DNA.
GGATCGACATGGAGCTGCGCACCAACGGGCTGACAACGCTCATCGCCGAGCTGGCCGGTCTGGCATGCGAAGTCACCGAACGGAGGGCAAGCCGATGAAAATGAAGCCGACCATTACCGTTGCGGACAACGGCAACCTGCAGATCCACATCCCGATGCTGATCCGGCGCATGCGTGGCCGCAAGACGGTCATCGCTCCCCAGGCCCTGGATGGAGAAATCACCGGAGCGCAGGAACCGGTGCAGTCCGCCGTCCTCCAGGCGCTGGGCAGGGCCTTTTCCTGGGCCGACATCCTCGAATCCGGCCAGATCAGGTCCATCAGCGAGCTTGCCCGTACCCTCGACGTCGATGGCTCGTATGTGGCCCGCATTCTCAAGCTGACGACCCTGGCCCCCGACATCGTCGAAGCCCTGATCAACGGCGAGGAACCCAACGGGCTCTCGCTGGCCAAACTGACCCAGACCTTCCCGGAGGACTGGGCCGAGCAGCGCCGCCAGTTCGGCTTTGCCACCGACTGACGACCGGACCGGAGACCGCCCCAGAGAGCCGACCATCAGCGTCGGCTTTTCTTCTTTAGGGGGCAGGAAGCCGGAGTTGACCGCGCTTCTTTTCATGGCCGAGGCGGGCAATTTCGAAAAAAACGTCCGGTTGCGGCATCGAACGATGACCTAAGACAACCGTCAAAAATGGCAATCTGCCGCAAACCCATATCAATCAAGGATGTAACTTTCCGGACGCGCTTCGGACTTCGTCCGGAGAAAACAGAGAATCAGGGGCCAAACAGAGAAAGAAAGGCAGGAAGATGGGGAGAATCGGTGGTGCGGAGAGGTGCTTTGGAAAGATGTGAAACGGGCGCAAACCCTTTAGAAACAAGGGGAAAAAGAAAACCCGTCACCCCGGAGAATGACCCCAGAGAGACGGGTTTGTCTTTTCTAAATGGTGGAGGCGGCGGGAGTCGAACCCGCGTCCGAAGACACTCCACAAGAGCATCTACAGGCTTAGATCAGGTATTGGTTTGGGTGCAAAAGGGGCCCCTGATCCGGCTCTTTTGCACCCAGCCTTCCTGGAGTTTTAACCGGTATGCCGGAAGGCGAACATACCTGGCGAGCCTGATAAGGTCGTCGCTCTCACTAGCCTATCAGGCATCAGCCGTGAGAGCGCTGGCTGTTCTATGCAGCCAGGGCGTAATCGTAGTCGTTGGCAACTATTATTTTGCCGCGTGTTTTACGAGGCCTCGCGGCACCTCGGCCTGCAACCCTTGCTTCATTGCCTCCGTCGAAGCCGTTGCGCCCCCATGGAGTATGAAGCTGATGTCAAAGATCAGCAGCTGCGGATTCTTGTCCGCATCAAATAGTATAAGACCTATCTGTGGTTTGGCAAGAGGAGAGGGGAAGATTGGTAGCGAGGGAGGGACTTGAACCCCCGACACTGCGGATATGAGCCGCATGCTCTGACCGACTGAGCTACCTCGCCACCGTGCCGTTGCAACCAGGATCTATATCCAATTTGCGGCCAAAAGGCAAGGGGTAAATTCTCCCCTTTTTGCAGGTTATTGCTGATGTTTGGTTTCTGCGCTAAATTATGGCCCTTGGCCCCAGGGAGTGGGGTTTCATACACCCCACATGCCTGAGAAGCCGCAAGCCCGCTTGGGCAAACATGAAAATAACGCTGAGGATCACTGGCGCGAAGAATGAGCATCCAGTGCATCCGTTTGTTGTGATTTTCTTTCTTCGGGTTCGTAATCGCTATCCGGATCGATATCCATAAGCCGAGGGTTCCTCCTGCACCGAATGACATATTCTTTCGATTTCGACAGCGATCCCGATTTCGATCTGGATTATCCCAACAAACATGTAATCTGAAGGATGCTCAATGGTCATTGCCAGCGAAGCGAAGCAATCCCGGGATTTGAGATTTTTTGACTGGTAGAGTTCAAGCCATATGTTCCATATTCACAGCGAGTTTTCTCCCAAAGGGGACCAGCCTCAGGCCATTCAGGCCCTGAGCGAAAACATAGAGCAGGGGGTCTCCAACCAGGTCCTTTTGGGAGTAACCGGTTCGGGCAAGACCTTCAGCATGGCCCATGTCATCGCTGCCTGTCAGCGTCCCACCCTGATCATGGCCCCGAACAAGACCCTGGCCGCCCAGCTGTACAGCGAGTTCAAGCAGCTGTTTCCGGACAATGCGGTGGAGTACTTTGTCAGCTATTACGACTACTATCAGCCCGAGGCCTATCTCCCTCATTCCGATACGTACATCGAGAAAGACTCGTCTATGAACGACAACATAGACAAGCTCCGGCATGCGGCCACCTATTCCCTGCTGACCCGCCGGGACGTGATCATTGTGGCCTCGGTCTCCTGCATCTACGGCTTGGGCTCCCCGGAGTACTACGAAAAGATGGTCATCCCGGTGGGGGTGGGGCAGCAAATGAGCCTGGAACACCTCATGGACCGGCTGATAGAGATCACCTATGAACGCAACGACTACGACTTTCACCGGGGCACGTTCCGGGTCCGCGGCGATGTCCTGGAGGTCATCCCGGCCTACAAGCGGGAACAGGCCCTACGGATCGAGTTCTTCGGAGACGAGATCGATGCGATCCACGAAATCGACCCCTTGACCGGAGAGATCCTTGCTCCCCAGGACAAAATCCTTATCTTTCCGGCCAGCCACTATGTCTCGGACCGGGACAATCTGCACCGGGCCATGCAGGACATCCGGGATGAGCTGCAGGATCGTCTGCAGCTTTTCCACAGTCAAAACAAGCTGGTGGAGGCCCAGCGCCTGGAACAGCGGACAATGCTCGATCTGGAAATGATCGAGGAGCTGGGCTATTGCAACGGGATCGAGAACTACTCCCGCCATCTGGACGGCCGGGCGCCGGGGACGCCTCCTTCCTGCCTTCTGGACTATTTTCCCCAAGACTTTCTGCTGTTTATCGATGAATCCCACGTCGGGGTGCCCCAGATCGGGGGCATGTTCAACGGGGACAGGTCCAGGAAGCAGACCCTGGTGGATTACGGATTTCGCCTCCCGTCGGCCCTGGACAACAGACCTTTGTCCTTTGATGAGTTCCTGAATCGGCTGAACCAAACCGTGTATGTCTCGGCAACCCCTGCCGAGTGGGAAGTCGAACGCTCCCAGGGAATAGTGGTGGAACAGATTATTCGGCCCACAGGATTGGTCGATCCGATGATCAAGGTTCAGCCAACGCAGGGGCAGATGGATGATCTGCTCACAGAGTGCAAGGCCAGGGAAGAACAGGATGAACGGGTCCTGGTCACCACCCTGACCAAGCGCCTGGCTGAAGATCTGACCGAATTTCTGCAGGGCAGGGGAGTGGCCACCCGCTATCTGCATTCGGACATCGACACCCTGGAGCGGGTGTCCATTATCCATTCCCTGCGCCAGGGGGAGTTTTCCGTTCTGGTGGGCATCAACCTCCTGCGGGAAGGCCTGGACATACCGGAAGTATCCTTGGTAGCTATCCTGGATGCGGACAAGGAAGGGTTTCTGCGCTCCACTAGATCGCTGATCCAGACCTTCGGCCGGGCATCCAGAAATGTGCACGGCACAGTGCTTATGTACGCGGATACGGTCACCAAGAGCATGCAGGCGGCCATGGAGGAGACCGAGCGACGCCGGCAGCTGCAGCTGGAATTCAACGAACGGCATGACATTGTGCCCCAGACCATCCATAAGGGATGGTCAAATCCCCTGTACGAGGTCAGTGAAGAGGCCAAGCAGAAGACCCAGGCCGTGGCGGCCGAAGACCCGTCCAAGTACGCGAATGATCCGAAGGCATTGGCCAAACGCATTTCTGCCCTGGAGCGTGAGATGCGCCAGGCGGCCCAAAAGCTGGAGTTTGAGCATGCGGCCGAGCTCAGGGACACCATAGCCAGCCTGCGGGAAATGCTGGTCAGTTGACAGCGGAGCTCAGACCTTTACAGATATCTCCAACACGCATTCATTTGAGAAGGAGTGAAGAGCATGTCCCAAACCAATATCCTCGTCATGGGAGCCAGCGGACGCATGGGATCCATGCTGGTCAAGCTTGCAGAGCAGGATCCGGGCCTGAACCTTGTCGCCATGCTGGAGCGTCAGGACTGTGTGTCCAACCTCCCGGACGCGGACTGTGTCCACGGCTTTGATCTGGACCATGTCCTGTCCCAGGCCGGCCCTGGGGTGATCATCGATTTCACCCAACCCGAGGCCACTGTTGAAACCGCCCGTATCGCCCGTTCCCACCAGTGCCCGCTGGTCATCGGGACCACCGGTCTGAACAAGGAGCAGGACATCCTTATCCAGGATGTGGCATCCCAGATCCCCGTCTTTTGGACCCCGAACATGAGCATCGGCATCAGCGTGCTGTTGGAGCTGCTGCCCAAGCTGGCCCAGGCCTTGGGACCGGCATACGATCCGGAGCTGATGGAAATCCACCACCGGATGAAGAAAGACGCTCCCAGCGGCACGGCCCTCAAGCTGGCCCAGGCAGTGGCCAAGGCCAAGGACTGGCCGGAGGAGGATTCCCTGCGGCTGTGCCGGGAGGGGATGGTCGGAGAACGTCCGGACCGGGAAATCGGAGTCCAGACCCTGCGCGGCGGCGATGTGGTCGGGGAGCACACGGCCTATTTTTTCGGTCCAGGAGAACGAATCGAGGTCACTCACAAGGCCTCTTCCCGGGAGACATTCGCCCAGGGAGCCCTTCGGGCCGCGAAATGGATTTCCGAGCAGGCCCCCGGCAGGATCTACTCCATGACCGACATGCTCGGCCTGGACTAAACAGGGATCCCAGCGGACCGTTATGCCTTTCGCCCCAAGAGCCTGTCTGCTTTCCGTGCTGGTCATTTTCTTGAGCCTGTCCCCGGCCTTTGGGAAACGACCCGGCGGCTGGGAAAGGCTGCAGCCAGGACTGTGGCTGCAGATCTTTGAACCTCAGGCCGAAGCCGGTCACGAGCGGTTGTATATCTCGGTGCTGAAGATTGATCCCCGACAGTTTGACTTCCATCTGCTCACGGCTTCGGAGACTGAGGGAGAGAACAAGACCTTGCCCCAGTGGATGGAGACCCATGATCTGCAAGCCGCAATAAATGCCAGCATGTTCTGGAAGGATCAGCAGACCAGTACCGGGTACATGAAAAACTACGATCATGTGAACAATTCGTATCTGCATCCCAAATATGAGGGCTTTTTGGTCTTCAACCCAAAACAGGACGGGCTGCCCGAGATCCAGATCATTGACCGGGAGCACCATCCGGATTGGAAAACAACCTTGGGGCAGTACAGCACGGTGATCCAAAGCTTCAGGATGATCAGTCTGAACGGAAACAATGTCTGGGAACAGGGCAGCAACCGATACAGCGTGGCCAGCATCGGCATAACCAAGACTGGATACGTGCTTTTTATTTTTTGTCAGACCCCGGTGACCATCCACGATCTGAACAACGTCCTTCTCGATCTCCCCCTTGAACTCAAAAACTGCTTGTTTGTTGAAGGTGGGCCAACGGCCGGCCTGGTCGTGGACATCCAAGAGGAGTATGTCCAGGGCTGGAAGGGGACCTCCGAATCGTTTCTGTGGTCGGACGCTCCCTCATCGTTTGCCCGGCTGCCCAACGTGATCGGGATTCGACACCAAACTGAAGGCAGGGCAGAAACCGGCCCCAAAACGAGGTGAACATATGCGATACCGGTCATTCATGGTTTTTTTGATCAGCGTCATTCTGATTCTGGGTCTGTTTTCGCTTCCTGCCACTGCACAGGATATCGCCGATACTATCCAAAAACAGTACACAACCGTTTCCAGTTTCCAAACTGATTTCAGCCAGACCTTGACCAATGCGGCCAGTGGATCGAAGGAGCAGCGGGAGGGGACCATTTGGTACCAGGAGCCCACGCTGATCAGATGGCATACCACCAGCCCGGAAGAAGAGGTCCTGATCAGCACTGGAAAGACGGTCTGGGACTATTTTCCGGAGGAGAAGGTCGCGTACCGGTACTCCCTGGAGGGACGTTTCAATTCCAAAACCATGCTCAGGTTCATCAGTGGAGAGGTCAACTTGCAGGAAGACTTCCAGGTTGAGGTCCTGGGCAGTGATCAGGAAAATGCGAACTGGACCAAGGTCAAACTTATACCCAAGAATCCGGACCCCAGCCTGGTCGAGGCCACAATCTGGGTGGACCCTGAAAGCAGCCTCATTCAGCAGGTCATGCTGGTCGACTTTTTCGGAAACCAGAATCAACTCACCTTTCAGGATATAGATCTGAATGTACACATCGCGGATTCCCATTTCACCTTCCAGCCTCCGGAAGATGTCCAGGTCATGCAAGGAGGGGGACAATGAAAGAGAAATGACCTGCAAGGGATCAAAAAGGGTGAAAGGGGCAGTCGGCTCCGAAGTGGAGAGAGGTTTGCACAGATTTCAAGGCTGACCCCCAGTGCAGAATGAGTTGCTGAAAGTGAACAGGTCCCCGTCCTTGCCTTTTTTATTCTGTCAGCACCAACCTGACTTGTTTACATTCACAAAACATACTCCATGGAGACTGGGAAAGGCCTGTACTCCCAGATCTCTTTCTAGATTTTCCGCCCTGCGAAGCTGTTCGGCACATCCAAGACCGGGCCCGCTCACATCAGATCCACACCCGGGCTGTAGTCCCGCAGCCACGGATATAAAAGCCATCTTTTGGCCAAGAAAACCGCAGTCTCCTGAATTGTCCCCCGGGCCTCACCCGAAGCAGACGAGGGAAGCATACGAGGAAGGAAATGCGGGTTTTCCCTGGATGGCCTTGGGTATTCACTTGCCTTGATCACTACCTTGCTGGGACATCCAGAACAGAAGCAGAAAGAGGACCGGGGATCCTGCCGGTCCGAACTAGGCAGCTGGTCACCAACCAGCAGAACACCGGAAAATGCGGGCCCACAGCAGGATCAGCCCCAAACTTCAACCTTGACTTATTGCTTCAGCTTGCCCATATAAATGTCTCAGAATGTATATTATGTAAACTTTTATTCTCAATAAGGGATATCCTGGCCTCGACCACCTCTTCACTATAATAATAGCCGCAACCGTCACTCTCGAACCTCCCTCCTGCAATAAACATTCAAGCATTACTTGAATTATTCAGGTAAAATTGGTGTATATCAGATGGTTATGCCGATATCCATACAGGGCCTGCGCAGCAGTACTGCCCCAGAGCCCGCGGATATTCAGCAGACCCCGCAGTTCTGGAGGCGAAGGAAAAGTTGATGTTAATAAAAAGTTGACGTTTACTATGTATAAACATATGAATCCGCGTATCTCTGTGTGGTTTGTTTATATGCGGCAACATGCTCTGCGACCCGTTTTGCTGGGTCTGGACGGTGACTGGAGTTTGTCCGGTGTTGGCTTGGTGAAATTGCTTCTTGGGATGCATTTCTTTGCAACAGAACTGGGGATAAAGTTTCAGGCGTCCGGGTCCCACGCTTAATCCGGGTGGAAAAGCTGGATTCTCGCTTTCGCTGGAATGACTGAAAAGAAAGCATCAGTGTGGTTGGGTGCAAGGGAGATCGGTGCAAGTCTGGGGGGGGAGGGTCACTGGGCAAAGGCAGGCATGGACATCGAGCTCACCATCACTCCTCTGCCCTTCTGCTCTGATACTCAAGCGTTAAGGCGTGCAGGGCGGCCTGGAGCCTCTCCCTCTCCTGGTGCAAGAAAAGGGAATTGATCTTTTTGCTGCTCAGGGTATATGGTCGACCATAATGAACAACACACCTCGCTCCAGGCAGAGGAAGCTGAAATTTGTCCCAGGCCTTGGAAAACCTCTTGACCGGATGGGCGTGGACCCGAACCGGGACAACCGGAAGTCCGGATTTGGCCGCGATATACACAGCGCCCTCTTTGACCTCATGCCGGGGTCCTTTCGGTCCGTCCACTGTGAGCACTGCATCGCTCCGACTGCGCTCGATCAGCTGCAGTACCCGGCGCACTGCCTGCATCCCGTTTCTGGAGCTCGATCCCCGGGCCAGCTGAAACCCCAGGCGGGCCATGACCTGGGCCAGGATCTCCCCGTCCCGGCTGGCGCTGACCACAGCCACGATCTGTTCGTCCCGGTGCAGATAACAGGGGGCAAACAGTTCATCGTGCCAGAGGGCAAAGATGACCGGCCCCTGGGCCCTGGCTTCCTGAACAGGAGCAAAACCGAGCCGCTTGTAGCGCAAGGTCCGGGACCAGGCCCGGACAGTCCAGCTCAAAAAGGCAAACATCAATTTGGTATCCACTACATCCACTCCGCGTAGCGCACAGAACCTGAATCGAAAGAGGTGATGCCATGCCTCAAACCGATCTGATCACAGCAATGCGCGATCCTGGGCTGTATTCCCTGCCTGTAGATCATGGGGTCGAGTTTATTCAGACCCATATCTCCTGCCTCTTCTTGACCCTAGATGACGTCTACAAGCTGAAAAAGCCCGTCGATCTCGGCTTTCTGGATTTTTCAACCCTGGAAAAACGGCACCTGTATTGTCAGGAAGAAGTCAGGTTGAACTCCCGGTTGGCTCCGACAGTCTACCTGGGTGTGCTCCCTGTCTGCAAGTTCCCCGACGGTCAGTATGTTTTGGGCCGGGAGCAGGATGCGGACATCGTTGATTATGTTGTCCACATGCGCAGGCTGTCGGAAGAATGTATGCTGCCCGCCCTATTCCGACAAGGCCTTGTCGATGCAGACACCATCGAAGAATTGGCCGGCCTTTTGGCCGCATTTCACAGCACGGCCCAGCCTGTGCCCGAGCAGAGTGCCATGGGCTCCTTCGAGCGGGTTGCGGCCAACATTGACGAGAACTTTGCCCAGACCGGGATGCTCCGGGACCACGCCGTATCCTCCATCCGGCATACATATATGCGCCGGATCATATTCCGGATCCTGGACAGGGATCGGGAGGTATTTATTGCCCGCCATGCGCAGGGGAAGACCAGGGAATGCCACGGAGATTTGCGCATGGAGCATATCTGCCGCTTCCAGGGCCGGCTCATCGCCTTTGACTGCATTGAGTTCAACGAGCGTTTTCGGTTCATAGATACTGCTGCCGACCTGGCCTTTCTGCTCATGGACATGGAGTTCAACGGGTACTGGTCCCAGGCGACCGCCCTTTGCGAGGCCTATATGCAGGCAGCAGACGATGGGGATGCCCGGAAGGTTTTTGATGTATACAAAGCCTACTATGCCCTGACCCGGGGAAAGGTGTTCGGCATTGAAAGTACTGAAGAGGAGTTCAGCCCGGAGGAGCAGCGGCATGCCCTGGATATGGCCGCCCAGTTTTTTGCCCTGGCCTGGTCCTATGTGCACAAAGCAAAGCCGCCAGTGGTGATCCTGCTGTGCGGACTGATGGGAACGGGCAAGAGCGAAGTGGCCAGGCATCTGAGCCGGGAGCTGGAAACCGACGTCCTGCGCAGCGATGTCCTGCGCAAGGCCCTGTACCGGCAAGACGCACAGGATCGCAGATACGATGCCTATGGACACGGGTTGTATACCCCGGAAGCGACCAGGGCCACTTACCGGGCCCTGGTGGATCGCGGACGGGAAATGCTGAACCAAGGCGAATCCGTGATCCTCGATGCCTCCTTCAGCCGACGCGAATACAGGAATTATGCTTTTGATGCAGCCAAGGAGCTCAATGCCGGCTGTGTCCTTGTGGAATGCGTGTGCCCTGATCCGGTTTTGATTCAGCGCCTGCGGCAGCGCAATGCACAGGGAACCGACCCCTCAGATGGACGCCCTTCTCTGCTGTCGGCACAGAAGAGGGACTTTGAACCGGTTGCCGTTTCAAAATCCTGTCGGCATGTTGTTGTCGATACCTCAGAGAAACTGCCTGCTGTGCAGGAGAAGGCCCTGCAGGCAGTGCTTGAAGCCCTGTATCCGGAGACCTGAAGTTTGGAAGTGGTTATTACTCCAACGCACCTCTTAATCGCAGCAGCTTCATTAGAGACGGCAAACTCTTATAGATGCAATTCCACTTTCTGTGTCGAAGAGCCTCATTCTGAGCGAGTCTGCGAGCGAAGAATCTCTGATTAAGTATTTGTATACTTCTTTTGTATGAAAAACTGTTATTAGTTATCTGGATCCGATTGGGTAACCACTCCTAGTCGTTATCGCTATCGGTATCGAAATCGTTTGTATGCTTCGTTGTGCCCGTCAGGGCATGTGGGTTAGCGCAAGCGTGCATGTGCCTTGGCCGGCATGTGGGGCAGGTAAGGCAGGAGGCCGAAAGCAAAAAACCACCGGGCGAGGCCCGGTGGTTTTTTGTCTGGGTGAAATACCGCGGAATTTGATTAGAACAGTCCGGATACCTTGCCGGTTTCCGGATCCACATCCACCTTGGTGTAGGCAGGATTGGAGCTGGTTCCGGGCATGAACGGAATGGTTCCGGCCACAGGGACCAGAAACTTGGATCCGGAATAGATGAAGACGTCCCGAACCGGAAGCCTCCAGCCTTTGGGCACGCCCTTCCAGGTGGGCTCATGGGACAGGCTGAGATGGGTCTTGGCCATCATTGTCGCGTAATCTTTGTATTTGGGATCGGATTCAATGACTTTAAGCTTCTTTTCCGCTTCAGGCAACCAATCCACGCCGTCGCCGCCGTAGACTTCCTTGGTGATGATTTCCACCCGCTCCCGGAGCGATTTGTCCAGGGAATAGAGGAATTCAAAGGAATTCTCTTCCTCGCAGGCCTCAATAACGGCATCGGCCAGCTCCAGGGCCCCATCTCCACCGTCCATGAAATGGGTGGACTTGGCGCACCGGGCTCCGGCTTCCTCTGCCCTCTTCTTGACCAGGTTGATCTCTTCCTCGGTATCGGTGGGGAAGACATTGACGCAAACAACTGGATTGATGCCGGATTTGCGGATGACCTTGATCAAGTGGATCATGTTTTCCATGCCCTTGTCCAAGAGCTCCAGGTTCTGCTTTGTGTATTCCTCCGGCAAAGCCAGCCCGGGTGTGACCTTCGGACCGCCTCCGTGCATCTTCAGGGCCCGGATGGTGGCAGTGAGCACGGATACGTGCGGCTTCAGACCGCTGTTTCGGCATTTGACGTTCCAGAACTTTTCGAACCCGATGTCCGCGGCGAATCCACTCTCGGTCACGTGGTAGTCAAACATCTTCAGGCCGATGCGGTCGGCGAT
It encodes the following:
- a CDS encoding lysophospholipid acyltransferase family protein, whose protein sequence is MDTKLMFAFLSWTVRAWSRTLRYKRLGFAPVQEARAQGPVIFALWHDELFAPCYLHRDEQIVAVVSASRDGEILAQVMARLGFQLARGSSSRNGMQAVRRVLQLIERSRSDAVLTVDGPKGPRHEVKEGAVYIAAKSGLPVVPVRVHAHPVKRFSKAWDKFQLPLPGARCVVHYGRPYTLSSKKINSLFLHQERERLQAALHALTLEYQSRRAEE
- a CDS encoding AAA family ATPase: MPQTDLITAMRDPGLYSLPVDHGVEFIQTHISCLFLTLDDVYKLKKPVDLGFLDFSTLEKRHLYCQEEVRLNSRLAPTVYLGVLPVCKFPDGQYVLGREQDADIVDYVVHMRRLSEECMLPALFRQGLVDADTIEELAGLLAAFHSTAQPVPEQSAMGSFERVAANIDENFAQTGMLRDHAVSSIRHTYMRRIIFRILDRDREVFIARHAQGKTRECHGDLRMEHICRFQGRLIAFDCIEFNERFRFIDTAADLAFLLMDMEFNGYWSQATALCEAYMQAADDGDARKVFDVYKAYYALTRGKVFGIESTEEEFSPEEQRHALDMAAQFFALAWSYVHKAKPPVVILLCGLMGTGKSEVARHLSRELETDVLRSDVLRKALYRQDAQDRRYDAYGHGLYTPEATRATYRALVDRGREMLNQGESVILDASFSRREYRNYAFDAAKELNAGCVLVECVCPDPVLIQRLRQRNAQGTDPSDGRPSLLSAQKRDFEPVAVSKSCRHVVVDTSEKLPAVQEKALQAVLEALYPET
- the uvrB gene encoding excinuclease ABC subunit UvrB, with the protein product MFHIHSEFSPKGDQPQAIQALSENIEQGVSNQVLLGVTGSGKTFSMAHVIAACQRPTLIMAPNKTLAAQLYSEFKQLFPDNAVEYFVSYYDYYQPEAYLPHSDTYIEKDSSMNDNIDKLRHAATYSLLTRRDVIIVASVSCIYGLGSPEYYEKMVIPVGVGQQMSLEHLMDRLIEITYERNDYDFHRGTFRVRGDVLEVIPAYKREQALRIEFFGDEIDAIHEIDPLTGEILAPQDKILIFPASHYVSDRDNLHRAMQDIRDELQDRLQLFHSQNKLVEAQRLEQRTMLDLEMIEELGYCNGIENYSRHLDGRAPGTPPSCLLDYFPQDFLLFIDESHVGVPQIGGMFNGDRSRKQTLVDYGFRLPSALDNRPLSFDEFLNRLNQTVYVSATPAEWEVERSQGIVVEQIIRPTGLVDPMIKVQPTQGQMDDLLTECKAREEQDERVLVTTLTKRLAEDLTEFLQGRGVATRYLHSDIDTLERVSIIHSLRQGEFSVLVGINLLREGLDIPEVSLVAILDADKEGFLRSTRSLIQTFGRASRNVHGTVLMYADTVTKSMQAAMEETERRRQLQLEFNERHDIVPQTIHKGWSNPLYEVSEEAKQKTQAVAAEDPSKYANDPKALAKRISALEREMRQAAQKLEFEHAAELRDTIASLREMLVS
- the dapB gene encoding 4-hydroxy-tetrahydrodipicolinate reductase, which encodes MSQTNILVMGASGRMGSMLVKLAEQDPGLNLVAMLERQDCVSNLPDADCVHGFDLDHVLSQAGPGVIIDFTQPEATVETARIARSHQCPLVIGTTGLNKEQDILIQDVASQIPVFWTPNMSIGISVLLELLPKLAQALGPAYDPELMEIHHRMKKDAPSGTALKLAQAVAKAKDWPEEDSLRLCREGMVGERPDREIGVQTLRGGDVVGEHTAYFFGPGERIEVTHKASSRETFAQGALRAAKWISEQAPGRIYSMTDMLGLD
- the lolA gene encoding outer membrane lipoprotein chaperone LolA, whose translation is MRYRSFMVFLISVILILGLFSLPATAQDIADTIQKQYTTVSSFQTDFSQTLTNAASGSKEQREGTIWYQEPTLIRWHTTSPEEEVLISTGKTVWDYFPEEKVAYRYSLEGRFNSKTMLRFISGEVNLQEDFQVEVLGSDQENANWTKVKLIPKNPDPSLVEATIWVDPESSLIQQVMLVDFFGNQNQLTFQDIDLNVHIADSHFTFQPPEDVQVMQGGGQ
- a CDS encoding phosphodiester glycosidase family protein; translation: MPFAPRACLLSVLVIFLSLSPAFGKRPGGWERLQPGLWLQIFEPQAEAGHERLYISVLKIDPRQFDFHLLTASETEGENKTLPQWMETHDLQAAINASMFWKDQQTSTGYMKNYDHVNNSYLHPKYEGFLVFNPKQDGLPEIQIIDREHHPDWKTTLGQYSTVIQSFRMISLNGNNVWEQGSNRYSVASIGITKTGYVLFIFCQTPVTIHDLNNVLLDLPLELKNCLFVEGGPTAGLVVDIQEEYVQGWKGTSESFLWSDAPSSFARLPNVIGIRHQTEGRAETGPKTR